From Streptomyces griseorubiginosus, one genomic window encodes:
- a CDS encoding energy-coupling factor ABC transporter permease — protein sequence MHVPDGFIDAPISAATGVVAAAAVAVSLRGARRELDERTAPLAGLVAAFIFAVQMLNFPVAAGTSGHLLGGALAAILVGPYTGVLCVTVVLLMQGILFADGGLTALGVNITDMAVVTTVVAYAVFRGLVKVLPRRRSSITAASFVAAVLSVPAAAVAFTLIYAVGGTTDVSIGKVATAMIGVHVLIGIGEAAITALTVGAVVAVRPDLVYGARGLRQKLRLRVDGQLVDVPDAEKAPVAARSHRKVWIAGLVTSLVLAGFVSFYASANPDGLEKVAADKGIDAKTEEHATADSPLADYGVKDVENARLSGGLAGVIGVGVTVVAGTGVFWAVRRRRTADVSPASTSSV from the coding sequence GTGCATGTGCCTGACGGATTCATAGACGCCCCCATCTCGGCCGCGACCGGAGTCGTCGCCGCGGCCGCCGTCGCGGTGAGCCTGCGCGGTGCCCGGCGTGAACTCGACGAACGCACCGCGCCGTTGGCCGGCCTGGTCGCGGCGTTCATCTTCGCCGTACAGATGCTGAACTTCCCGGTGGCCGCCGGAACCAGCGGACACCTCCTCGGCGGAGCCCTCGCCGCGATCCTCGTGGGCCCCTACACCGGGGTGCTCTGTGTCACCGTGGTCCTGCTCATGCAGGGCATCCTCTTCGCGGACGGCGGGCTGACCGCGCTCGGCGTGAACATCACCGACATGGCCGTGGTGACGACGGTCGTGGCGTACGCCGTCTTCCGCGGGCTGGTGAAGGTGCTTCCGCGCAGGCGCAGTTCGATCACCGCGGCCTCCTTCGTGGCCGCCGTGCTCTCGGTGCCCGCCGCGGCCGTCGCCTTCACCCTGATCTACGCGGTCGGCGGCACCACCGACGTCTCGATCGGCAAGGTCGCTACCGCCATGATCGGCGTCCACGTCCTCATCGGCATCGGCGAGGCCGCCATCACCGCCCTGACCGTCGGCGCCGTCGTCGCCGTACGCCCCGACCTGGTGTACGGCGCCCGTGGCCTCCGGCAGAAGCTGCGCCTGCGGGTCGACGGACAGCTGGTCGACGTGCCGGACGCCGAGAAGGCCCCGGTCGCCGCCCGCTCCCACCGCAAAGTGTGGATCGCGGGCCTGGTCACCTCCCTGGTCCTCGCCGGGTTCGTGAGCTTCTACGCCTCCGCGAACCCCGACGGTCTGGAGAAGGTCGCCGCCGACAAGGGCATCGACGCCAAGACCGAGGAGCACGCCACGGCGGACTCACCGCTCGCCGACTACGGCGTGAAGGACGTCGAGAACGCCCGCCTGTCCGGGGGGCTGGCGGGCGTGATCGGCGTCGGCGTGACCGTCGTCGCGGGCACCGGCGTGTTCTGGGCGGTCCGCAGGCGTCGTACGGCCGACGTCTCGCCGGCGAGCACGAGCAGCGTCTGA
- a CDS encoding SsgA family sporulation/cell division regulator, protein MSVVEQYARAHIVSDADIAEDEAVPVVLRYDPETDPRSVRVGLPGTDEWTFARTLLEQGLRAPVGSGEVRVWPCGRVQAVVEFHSPHGVSVVQFEQKALLRFLRRTYMAAAPVRG, encoded by the coding sequence ATGTCTGTAGTCGAACAGTACGCGCGAGCCCACATCGTTTCGGACGCGGACATCGCGGAGGACGAGGCGGTCCCGGTCGTCCTGCGCTACGACCCGGAGACCGACCCGCGCTCGGTCCGGGTCGGTCTGCCGGGCACCGACGAGTGGACGTTCGCGCGGACGCTTCTGGAACAGGGACTGAGGGCGCCCGTCGGCAGTGGTGAAGTCCGCGTGTGGCCGTGCGGGCGGGTCCAGGCCGTGGTCGAGTTCCACTCCCCGCACGGGGTGTCGGTGGTGCAGTTCGAGCAGAAGGCCCTGCTCAGGTTTCTGCGCCGCACCTACATGGCCGCGGCCCCGGTGCGCGGCTGA
- a CDS encoding penicillin-binding transpeptidase domain-containing protein, with translation MGNRRRVAERRKTKPAVVGAMIAVVVGGAGVGVYALYGSGAAADDRTQNTSAAADHKPKVKTGPLSAAEVTSTATAFLTSWQQGKVTTAAAATSDAKAATALLTGWTKDAHLTGTTLTPGTPTGAKVPFSVKATVSYKGLSKPLAYGSSLTVVRNTTTGKPQVDWTAALVHPDLQDGDTLVTGESGTPPIKAVDRDGGEITTAKYPSLGPVLDGLRDKYGKKAGGKAGVELRVIRAKDSKSSDKTLVELSKGTPGTVKTTLSPTFQAAAEAQVEKQARSSVVVLRPSTGEILAVANAGHGFNTAFQGSLAPGSTMKVVTSSLLIEKGLASPDKAHPCPKYFTYGGWKFQNDDKFEIKGGTFKASFARSCNTAFISQAGKLDNDSLTKQAQQVFGLSMNNWAIGVPSFDGSVPVQSAAQKAASLIGQGGVRMNPLNMASVSATVESGTFRQPYLVSPSVDHRTLATASRTMSSSTLAQLRELMSYTAAYGTAAEAMSGVTGNVGAKTGSAEVDGQKKPNGWFTAYRGDLAAAGVAQAGGHGGDTAGPIVAALLKLGG, from the coding sequence GTGGGTAACAGAAGGCGCGTCGCCGAGCGACGGAAGACCAAGCCCGCCGTGGTCGGCGCGATGATCGCCGTGGTCGTCGGCGGCGCCGGCGTCGGCGTCTACGCGCTGTACGGCAGTGGAGCCGCGGCCGACGACCGGACGCAGAACACCTCCGCGGCCGCCGACCACAAGCCCAAGGTCAAGACCGGCCCGCTGTCGGCGGCCGAGGTGACCTCCACCGCGACCGCCTTCCTGACCTCCTGGCAGCAGGGCAAGGTGACCACGGCCGCCGCCGCGACCAGCGACGCCAAGGCCGCCACCGCCCTGCTCACCGGCTGGACCAAGGACGCCCACCTCACCGGCACCACCCTCACCCCGGGCACCCCGACCGGCGCCAAGGTGCCCTTCTCCGTCAAGGCGACGGTGTCGTACAAGGGCCTCAGCAAGCCGCTGGCGTACGGCAGTTCCCTGACCGTCGTGCGCAACACCACCACCGGCAAGCCCCAGGTCGACTGGACCGCCGCTCTCGTGCACCCCGATCTTCAGGACGGGGACACCCTGGTCACCGGCGAGTCCGGGACCCCTCCGATCAAGGCGGTCGACCGGGACGGCGGCGAGATCACCACGGCCAAGTACCCGTCGCTGGGCCCGGTGTTGGACGGGCTGCGCGACAAGTACGGCAAGAAGGCCGGCGGCAAGGCGGGCGTCGAGCTGCGGGTGATCCGCGCGAAGGACTCCAAGTCCTCCGACAAGACCCTGGTGGAGCTCAGCAAGGGCACCCCGGGCACCGTGAAGACGACGCTGAGCCCCACGTTCCAGGCGGCGGCCGAGGCGCAGGTGGAGAAGCAGGCCCGCTCCTCCGTCGTGGTCCTGCGCCCCTCGACCGGCGAGATCCTCGCGGTGGCCAACGCCGGCCACGGCTTCAACACCGCCTTCCAGGGCTCCCTCGCCCCCGGCTCCACGATGAAGGTCGTCACCTCCTCGCTGCTGATCGAGAAGGGCCTCGCGTCGCCGGACAAGGCGCACCCGTGCCCGAAGTACTTCACGTACGGCGGCTGGAAGTTCCAGAACGACGACAAGTTCGAGATCAAGGGCGGCACCTTCAAGGCGAGCTTCGCCCGCTCCTGCAACACCGCCTTCATCAGCCAGGCCGGCAAGCTGGACAACGACTCCCTGACCAAGCAGGCCCAGCAGGTCTTCGGTCTGTCCATGAACAACTGGGCGATCGGCGTCCCGTCCTTCGACGGCTCGGTGCCGGTGCAGAGCGCGGCCCAGAAGGCGGCCTCGCTCATCGGCCAGGGCGGGGTCCGGATGAACCCGCTGAACATGGCGTCGGTCTCGGCCACCGTCGAGTCGGGCACCTTCAGGCAGCCCTACCTGGTGTCCCCGAGCGTCGACCACCGCACGCTGGCGACCGCCTCCCGCACGATGTCGTCGAGCACGCTGGCGCAGCTGCGTGAGCTGATGTCATACACCGCGGCCTACGGCACGGCGGCCGAGGCGATGTCCGGGGTCACCGGCAACGTCGGCGCGAAGACCGGCTCGGCGGAGGTCGACGGGCAGAAGAAGCCCAACGGCTGGTTCACCGCCTACCGGGGCGACCTCGCGGCCGCGGGCGTGGCCCAGGCGGGCGGCCACGGCGGCGACACCGCGGGCCCGATCGTGGCGGCCCTGCTGAAGCTGGGCGGCTGA
- a CDS encoding penicillin-binding transpeptidase domain-containing protein, whose amino-acid sequence MAKGVKVAVVSTVFAVMVGGAGYGAYNFVTAMSDDGSGGVGDAKRSGPPTADEIKETSQDFFAAWEKGDAASAAALTNNSTTAEVLLTDYKADAHIGDVRITPGKATGATVPYSVKATVSYDGKSKPLAYSSKLTVVRGVTTGKALVDWQPSLVYPKLQRDDRLVTGESANPSIEAVDRNGKVLTKEKYPSLGPVLDALRERYGSEAGGTPGIELVIKHPDQTPDTSLLTLADGKAGKLRTTISATAQAAAEKAVKLYKQSSVVAVKPSTGEVLAVANNRTDAFNAAFEGTKAPGSTMKIVTAAMLIDNGVTSMNGPAPCPPDAVWQGQTFKNLTGMEPNENATLANSFMRSCNTAFIKLIDEKPLTDESLTLEAQDRFGIGQDWKTGIVSFDGKVPAVSGPDRAANAIGQGQVQMNPLNMASITATAITGTFRQPYLISPELDDRELATAKGLPYNTASQLKQMMRLTATQGTAAKAMGGLRGDIGAKTGSAEVDGQQVSNSWFTGFRNDVSAAAMTEEGGHGGDAAGPIVAAVLRAAG is encoded by the coding sequence ATGGCCAAGGGGGTGAAGGTCGCTGTCGTCAGCACGGTGTTCGCCGTGATGGTCGGCGGGGCCGGATACGGGGCGTACAACTTCGTGACGGCGATGAGCGACGACGGCAGCGGTGGGGTCGGGGACGCCAAGCGCAGCGGGCCGCCCACCGCCGACGAGATCAAGGAGACCTCCCAGGACTTCTTCGCCGCCTGGGAGAAGGGCGACGCGGCGAGCGCCGCCGCGCTCACCAACAACAGCACGACGGCCGAGGTGCTGCTGACGGACTACAAGGCGGACGCCCACATCGGCGACGTGAGGATCACGCCCGGCAAGGCGACCGGCGCCACCGTGCCGTACAGCGTCAAGGCGACCGTGTCCTACGACGGCAAGTCGAAGCCGCTGGCGTACAGCAGCAAGCTGACCGTCGTGCGCGGGGTGACCACCGGCAAGGCGCTCGTCGACTGGCAGCCCTCCCTGGTGTACCCGAAGCTCCAGCGGGACGACCGGCTCGTCACCGGCGAGTCCGCGAACCCCTCCATCGAGGCGGTCGACCGCAACGGCAAGGTGCTGACCAAGGAGAAGTACCCCTCCCTCGGCCCGGTCCTGGACGCCCTGCGGGAGAGATACGGCAGCGAGGCCGGCGGCACCCCCGGTATCGAGCTGGTCATCAAGCACCCGGACCAGACGCCGGACACCTCCCTGCTCACCCTCGCCGACGGCAAGGCGGGCAAGCTGCGGACCACGATCAGCGCGACCGCGCAGGCCGCCGCCGAGAAGGCCGTGAAGCTGTACAAACAGTCCTCGGTCGTGGCCGTCAAGCCGAGCACCGGCGAGGTGCTGGCCGTCGCCAACAACCGTACGGACGCCTTCAACGCGGCCTTCGAGGGCACCAAGGCGCCCGGCTCCACCATGAAGATCGTCACCGCGGCCATGCTCATCGACAACGGCGTGACCTCGATGAACGGCCCGGCGCCCTGTCCGCCCGACGCCGTGTGGCAGGGGCAGACCTTCAAGAACCTCACCGGCATGGAGCCCAACGAGAACGCCACGCTCGCCAACAGCTTCATGCGGTCCTGCAACACCGCCTTCATCAAGCTGATCGACGAGAAGCCGCTCACCGACGAGTCGCTGACCCTGGAGGCCCAGGACCGGTTCGGGATCGGCCAGGACTGGAAGACCGGCATCGTCTCCTTCGACGGCAAGGTCCCCGCGGTCAGCGGCCCGGACCGGGCGGCGAACGCGATAGGCCAGGGCCAGGTCCAGATGAACCCGCTGAACATGGCGTCGATCACGGCGACCGCCATCACCGGCACCTTCCGCCAGCCCTACCTGATCTCGCCCGAGCTCGACGACCGCGAACTGGCCACCGCCAAGGGGCTGCCGTACAACACCGCCTCCCAGCTGAAGCAGATGATGCGGCTGACCGCGACCCAGGGCACGGCTGCCAAGGCGATGGGGGGGCTGCGCGGGGACATCGGCGCGAAGACCGGGTCCGCGGAGGTCGACGGACAGCAGGTCTCCAACAGCTGGTTCACCGGTTTCCGCAACGACGTGTCGGCGGCGGCCATGACCGAGGAGGGCGGCCACGGCGGCGACGCGGCGGGCCCGATTGTCGCAGCTGTGCTACGAGCCGCAGGCTGA
- a CDS encoding dolichyl-phosphate-mannose--protein mannosyltransferase, with amino-acid sequence MTSTASSTDTRQDQAPQDRRPSWQQRLRRFGYSAPTRSDVRERLVPPYATPSPRMWQVLGVPGVLADRIARWSGWLGPLLVTLVAGVMRFWNLGSPKKVIFDETYYAKDAWAIVHRGFELSWDKNVDSQILSSHGHVPLPTDAAYVVHPPVGKYVIGLGELMFGFNPFGWRFMTAVLGTLSVLIVCRVGRRIFRSTFLGCLAGALMTVDGLAFVMARTALLDGVLMFFVVAAFACLVVDRDRAREKLAAALPVDSYGLVRPDAHVGDTLRLGWRPYRWLAGLLLGLAIGTKWNGLFFLAAFGVMTVLWDVGSRRVAGARHPYEAVFKYDLGIAFLATVPVAAVTYLTSWIGWILSPADGTGGYYRNWAATDGKGGNWTFLPDWWRSLVHYEHEVYKFNVGLHSPHTYMSNPWSWIVDGRPISFFYESPSPGTDGCPADAGEKCAREVLAIGTPLLWWAACFAILYVLWRWFFRRDWRAGAIACGIAAGYLPWFHYQDRTIFFFYTIVFLPFLCLAVAMLVGALIGPPRTSDTRRVAGATAAGVLVLLITWNFIYFWPLYTGTSIPIDDWRSRMWLDTWV; translated from the coding sequence GTGACCAGTACCGCGTCCTCCACGGACACCCGGCAGGACCAGGCCCCCCAGGACCGGCGGCCGTCGTGGCAGCAGAGGCTGCGCCGTTTCGGCTATTCCGCGCCCACCAGAAGCGATGTGCGGGAGCGCCTGGTACCGCCCTATGCGACACCCAGTCCGCGGATGTGGCAGGTGCTGGGTGTCCCCGGGGTGCTCGCGGACCGGATCGCGCGCTGGTCGGGCTGGCTCGGACCGCTGCTGGTGACGCTGGTGGCGGGGGTCATGCGGTTCTGGAACCTGGGCAGCCCGAAGAAGGTGATATTCGACGAGACGTACTACGCCAAGGACGCGTGGGCGATCGTCCACCGCGGCTTCGAGCTGAGCTGGGACAAGAACGTCGACAGCCAGATCCTGTCCTCGCACGGCCACGTCCCGCTGCCGACGGACGCCGCGTACGTCGTGCACCCGCCGGTGGGCAAGTACGTCATCGGGCTGGGCGAGCTGATGTTCGGGTTCAACCCGTTCGGCTGGCGGTTCATGACGGCGGTGCTCGGCACGCTGTCGGTGCTGATCGTGTGCCGGGTGGGCCGCCGGATCTTCCGCTCCACGTTCCTGGGCTGTCTGGCCGGCGCCCTGATGACCGTGGACGGGCTGGCCTTCGTGATGGCGCGGACCGCGCTGCTCGACGGTGTGCTGATGTTCTTCGTGGTGGCCGCGTTCGCGTGCCTGGTCGTCGACCGCGACCGGGCCCGGGAGAAACTCGCGGCGGCGCTGCCGGTGGACTCCTACGGCCTCGTGCGCCCCGACGCGCACGTCGGTGACACCCTGCGCCTGGGCTGGCGCCCCTACCGCTGGCTGGCGGGCCTGCTCCTGGGCCTGGCCATCGGCACCAAGTGGAACGGCCTGTTCTTCCTGGCCGCCTTTGGCGTCATGACCGTGCTGTGGGACGTGGGCTCGCGCCGGGTCGCGGGGGCGCGGCACCCGTACGAGGCGGTCTTCAAGTACGACCTCGGCATCGCGTTCCTCGCGACGGTGCCGGTCGCGGCCGTCACCTACCTCACCTCGTGGATCGGCTGGATCCTCTCCCCGGCGGACGGCACCGGCGGCTACTACCGCAACTGGGCCGCGACCGACGGCAAGGGCGGCAACTGGACCTTCCTGCCGGACTGGTGGCGCAGTCTGGTCCACTACGAGCACGAGGTCTACAAGTTCAACGTCGGGCTGCACTCGCCGCACACGTACATGTCCAACCCGTGGAGCTGGATCGTCGACGGCCGCCCGATCTCCTTCTTCTACGAGTCGCCCTCGCCCGGCACCGACGGCTGCCCTGCGGACGCGGGCGAGAAGTGTGCGCGGGAGGTCCTGGCGATCGGCACGCCCCTGCTGTGGTGGGCGGCCTGCTTCGCGATCCTGTACGTGCTGTGGCGCTGGTTCTTCCGCCGCGACTGGCGTGCCGGTGCCATCGCCTGCGGCATCGCGGCGGGTTACCTGCCCTGGTTCCACTACCAGGACCGCACGATCTTCTTCTTCTACACGATCGTCTTCCTGCCCTTCCTCTGCCTGGCCGTGGCCATGCTCGTCGGCGCCCTCATCGGCCCACCCCGCACGAGCGACACCCGCCGCGTGGCAGGCGCGACAGCGGCAGGCGTCCTGGTCCTCCTGATCACCTGGAACTTCATCTACTTCTGGCCCCTGTACACCGGCACGAGCATCCCGATCGACGACTGGCGATCGCGGATGTGGCTGGACACATGGGTCTAG
- the rsmI gene encoding 16S rRNA (cytidine(1402)-2'-O)-methyltransferase gives MTGTLVLAGTPIGDIADAPPRLAEELTGADVIAAEDTRRLRRLTQGLGVTPKGRIVSYFEGNEAARTPELVEELLGGARVLLVTDAGMPSVSDPGYRLVAAAVERDVKVTAVPGPSAVLTALALSGLPVDRFCFEGFLPRKSGERLSRLREVAEERRTLVYFEAPHRLDDTLAAMAEVFGAERRAAVCRELTKTYEEVKRGALGALAEWAADGVRGEITVVVEGAPAKGTEEVDDAELVRRVRVREEAGERRKEAIAAVAAEAGIPKRVVFDAVVAAKNAPA, from the coding sequence GTGACTGGAACCCTTGTCCTGGCAGGCACCCCCATCGGCGACATCGCGGACGCCCCGCCCCGGCTGGCGGAGGAACTGACCGGGGCCGACGTGATCGCGGCCGAGGACACCCGCCGGCTGCGGCGGCTGACCCAGGGGCTCGGTGTGACGCCCAAGGGCCGGATCGTGTCCTACTTCGAGGGCAACGAGGCCGCCCGCACCCCCGAACTGGTCGAGGAACTCCTCGGCGGCGCGCGCGTGCTGCTCGTCACGGACGCCGGGATGCCCTCGGTGTCCGACCCCGGGTACCGGCTGGTCGCCGCGGCCGTGGAGCGGGACGTCAAGGTCACCGCCGTACCGGGACCGTCCGCGGTGCTCACCGCGCTCGCGCTGTCCGGGCTGCCGGTGGACCGGTTCTGCTTCGAGGGGTTCCTGCCGCGCAAGAGCGGGGAGCGGCTGTCCCGGCTCAGGGAGGTCGCCGAGGAGCGGCGGACCCTCGTCTACTTCGAGGCCCCGCACCGGCTCGACGACACCCTCGCCGCGATGGCCGAGGTGTTCGGGGCCGAGCGGCGGGCCGCGGTGTGCCGGGAGCTGACCAAGACGTACGAGGAGGTCAAGCGGGGGGCGTTGGGGGCGCTCGCCGAGTGGGCCGCGGACGGGGTCAGGGGCGAGATCACCGTCGTCGTCGAGGGGGCGCCCGCGAAGGGGACCGAGGAGGTCGACGACGCGGAGCTGGTGCGGCGGGTGCGGGTCCGGGAGGAGGCGGGGGAGCGGCGCAAGGAGGCGATCGCCGCGGTGGCCGCCGAGGCCGGGATCCCCAAGCGGGTTGTTTTCGATGCGGTTGTCGCGGCGAAGAACGCCCCTGCCTGA
- a CDS encoding TatD family hydrolase: protein MPSNSPREKNAAPPLPEPLRVPVADSHTHLDMQDGTVEEGLAKAASVGVTTVVQVGCDIRGSRWAAETAARYDAVHATVALHPNEAPRIVHGDPDGWSRQGARTAGGTGALDEALAEIDRLAALPHVKGVGETGLDYFRTGPEGKEAQESSFRAHIEIAKRHGKALVIHDRDAHEDVLRVLKEEGAPERTVFHCYSGDAEMAEVCAREGYFMSFAGNVTFKNAQNLRDAVAVAPLELLLVETDAPFLTPAPYRGRPNAPYLVPVTVRAMAAVRGINEDALATALAANTARAFGY, encoded by the coding sequence ATGCCTTCGAACAGCCCCCGCGAGAAGAACGCGGCACCGCCGCTCCCGGAGCCCCTGCGGGTGCCGGTCGCCGACTCCCACACCCACCTGGACATGCAGGACGGGACCGTGGAGGAGGGGCTCGCGAAAGCCGCGTCGGTCGGGGTGACCACGGTCGTCCAGGTCGGCTGCGACATCCGCGGCTCGCGGTGGGCCGCCGAGACCGCGGCCCGGTACGACGCCGTCCACGCGACCGTCGCCCTGCACCCCAACGAGGCCCCGCGCATCGTCCACGGCGACCCGGACGGCTGGTCCCGGCAGGGCGCGCGCACCGCCGGCGGCACCGGGGCCCTCGACGAGGCGCTCGCGGAGATCGACCGGCTGGCCGCGCTCCCGCACGTCAAGGGCGTCGGCGAGACCGGCCTGGACTACTTCCGCACCGGGCCCGAGGGCAAGGAGGCGCAGGAGTCGTCCTTCCGCGCCCACATCGAGATCGCCAAGCGGCACGGCAAGGCGCTCGTCATCCACGACCGGGACGCCCACGAGGACGTGCTGCGGGTGCTGAAGGAGGAGGGCGCTCCCGAGCGGACCGTCTTCCACTGCTACTCCGGCGACGCGGAGATGGCCGAAGTGTGCGCCCGCGAGGGCTACTTCATGTCCTTCGCCGGCAACGTCACCTTCAAGAACGCCCAGAACCTGCGGGACGCGGTCGCGGTGGCCCCGCTGGAGCTCCTGCTCGTGGAGACCGACGCACCCTTCCTGACGCCGGCGCCGTACCGCGGACGGCCCAACGCCCCCTATCTCGTTCCGGTCACGGTGCGCGCGATGGCCGCCGTCCGCGGCATCAACGAGGACGCCTTGGCCACGGCACTCGCCGCCAACACCGCACGCGCCTTCGGGTACTGA
- a CDS encoding ubiquitin-like domain-containing protein, translating into MSNSQYETYEAYEAYAPTEPYTADTLPYGVYGTPVPPYEDTYRPAYETSEPTLPLQSTGRRAARRRRARYAERSDSTVRRLLPQALVVAFLAGGTTAFVAEDKAIELTVDGKPRTLHTFADDVTELLAEEGVAVGAHDVVAPAPGERLTSGDEVAVRYGRPLRLTLDGHRREVWTTAQTVEGALEQLGVRAEGAYLSTPRSRRIGREGLALDVRTERSVTVMADGRARTIRTNAATVAEAVEQAGVTLSGMDTTSVASGSFPREGQTITVLRITGTKEVREERIPFREQRTADSSLFKGTEVIEQAGQPGVRRVTYSLRTVNGVKQKPRRIRVETVREPRDQVVRVGTRPMPTSVQGADHLNWRGLAHCESGGRPDAVDPSGTYGGLYQFDTRTWQGLGGSGRPQDAPAAEQTFRAKKLYVRRGASPWPHCGTRLHG; encoded by the coding sequence GTGAGCAACTCGCAGTACGAGACGTACGAGGCGTACGAGGCCTACGCCCCCACCGAGCCGTACACCGCGGACACGCTCCCGTACGGGGTCTACGGGACGCCGGTCCCGCCGTACGAGGACACCTACCGGCCCGCCTACGAGACGTCCGAGCCGACGCTGCCGCTCCAGTCGACGGGACGGCGGGCCGCGCGCCGGCGCAGGGCGCGGTACGCCGAGCGCTCCGACAGCACCGTGCGCAGACTGCTCCCGCAGGCGCTGGTCGTCGCCTTCCTCGCCGGCGGCACCACCGCCTTCGTCGCCGAGGACAAGGCGATCGAGCTGACCGTCGACGGCAAGCCCCGCACCCTGCACACCTTCGCGGACGACGTGACCGAACTGCTCGCTGAGGAGGGCGTCGCGGTGGGCGCGCACGACGTCGTCGCGCCCGCCCCCGGGGAACGGCTCACCAGCGGGGACGAGGTCGCGGTCCGGTACGGCCGACCCCTGCGGCTCACCCTCGACGGACACCGGCGTGAGGTGTGGACGACGGCGCAGACCGTCGAAGGGGCGCTCGAACAGCTCGGGGTACGGGCCGAGGGCGCGTACCTGTCCACCCCGCGCTCCCGGCGGATCGGCCGGGAAGGCCTCGCCCTCGACGTGCGCACCGAGCGCTCGGTGACCGTCATGGCGGACGGGCGGGCCCGCACGATCCGGACCAACGCGGCGACCGTGGCCGAGGCCGTGGAGCAGGCCGGCGTCACGCTGAGCGGGATGGACACCACCTCCGTGGCCTCGGGGAGCTTCCCGCGCGAAGGCCAGACCATCACGGTGCTGCGGATCACCGGGACGAAGGAGGTCCGCGAGGAGCGGATCCCGTTCCGCGAGCAACGGACCGCGGACTCCTCCCTGTTCAAGGGCACCGAGGTCATCGAACAGGCGGGGCAGCCGGGGGTACGACGGGTCACGTACTCCCTGCGCACCGTCAACGGCGTCAAGCAGAAGCCGCGCCGGATCCGGGTCGAGACGGTACGCGAGCCCCGGGACCAGGTGGTCCGGGTGGGCACCCGGCCGATGCCCACCTCCGTCCAGGGCGCGGACCACCTCAACTGGCGGGGCCTGGCCCACTGCGAGTCCGGCGGCCGCCCCGACGCGGTGGACCCCTCGGGGACGTACGGCGGCCTCTACCAGTTCGACACGAGAACCTGGCAGGGCCTCGGCGGCTCGGGCCGCCCCCAGGACGCCCCCGCGGCGGAACAGACGTTCAGAGCGAAGAAGCTGTACGTACGGCGGGGGGCGAGCCCTTGGCCGCACTGCGGGACGCGTCTGCACGGCTGA
- the rsmA gene encoding 16S rRNA (adenine(1518)-N(6)/adenine(1519)-N(6))-dimethyltransferase RsmA: MSTPSSDSLLGPADVRELAAALGVRPTKQRGQNFVIDANTVRKIVRTADVRDDDVVVEVGPGLGSLTLALLETADRVTAVEIDDVLASALPATIAARMPARADRFALVHSDAMDVTDLPGPAPTALVANLPYNVAVPVLLHMLDTFPSIERTLVMVQAEVADRLAAAPGSKVYGVPSVKANWYAEVKRAGAIGRNVFWPAPNVDSGLVALTRRTEPVKTTASKREVFAVVDAAFAQRRKTLRAALAGWAGSAAAAETALVAAGVSPQARGEALTVEEFARIAENKEPVQQ, from the coding sequence GTGAGCACCCCCTCCTCAGACTCCCTGCTCGGACCCGCCGACGTCCGCGAACTCGCCGCAGCGCTCGGCGTACGCCCCACAAAGCAGCGCGGCCAGAACTTCGTGATCGACGCGAACACGGTCCGGAAGATCGTCCGCACCGCAGACGTCCGGGACGACGACGTGGTCGTGGAGGTGGGCCCCGGCCTCGGATCGCTCACCCTCGCCCTCCTCGAAACCGCGGACCGCGTCACCGCCGTGGAGATCGACGACGTACTCGCCTCCGCGCTGCCGGCGACGATCGCCGCCCGGATGCCCGCCCGCGCGGACCGTTTCGCCCTCGTCCACTCGGACGCCATGGACGTCACCGACCTCCCCGGCCCCGCGCCGACGGCACTCGTAGCCAATCTCCCGTACAACGTCGCCGTACCCGTGCTGCTGCACATGCTCGACACCTTCCCGAGCATCGAGCGCACCCTCGTCATGGTCCAGGCCGAGGTCGCCGACCGGCTCGCCGCGGCGCCCGGTTCGAAGGTGTACGGCGTCCCGTCCGTGAAGGCCAACTGGTACGCCGAGGTCAAGCGGGCCGGGGCGATCGGCCGCAACGTGTTCTGGCCCGCGCCGAACGTCGACAGCGGCCTCGTCGCGCTCACCCGCAGGACCGAGCCGGTCAAGACCACCGCCTCGAAGCGTGAGGTGTTCGCCGTGGTCGACGCGGCCTTCGCGCAGCGCCGCAAGACGCTGCGGGCCGCGCTCGCCGGGTGGGCGGGTTCGGCGGCGGCCGCCGAGACGGCCCTCGTGGCGGCCGGGGTCTCGCCCCAGGCCCGCGGCGAGGCGCTCACCGTCGAGGAGTTCGCGCGCATCGCAGAGAACAAGGAGCCGGTCCAGCAGTGA